The following are from one region of the Nocardia terpenica genome:
- a CDS encoding helix-turn-helix domain-containing protein, whose protein sequence is MFTTAVLGYVALTTEAHTRAEIAAITGLPVTEVDTALEALARRGLVEPVEAWEVTTAAPEDPKTARPPATDLQADTLRVMRAAVWPRSLDDLARRSNRTRASMLIVTRGFERRRPPWAQPVQAWQRTTITALSADTVTSNRTQRGVQCE, encoded by the coding sequence ATGTTCACCACCGCCGTTCTCGGATATGTCGCGCTCACCACCGAAGCACACACCCGCGCTGAAATCGCCGCGATCACCGGCCTCCCGGTCACCGAGGTGGACACCGCCCTGGAGGCGCTCGCGCGGCGCGGTCTGGTCGAGCCGGTCGAGGCATGGGAGGTCACCACCGCCGCCCCCGAGGATCCGAAAACCGCGCGGCCACCAGCGACCGACCTGCAAGCCGACACACTCCGGGTCATGCGGGCCGCGGTCTGGCCGCGCAGTCTCGACGACCTCGCCCGGCGCAGTAACCGGACCCGGGCGTCGATGCTGATCGTCACCCGGGGGTTCGAGCGGCGTCGGCCGCCGTGGGCGCAGCCCGTGCAAGCATGGCAGCGCACGACCATCACCGCACTATCCGCCGACACAGTGACATCCAACCGCACGCAGAGGGGAGTTCAATGTGAGTGA